One Mus musculus strain C57BL/6J chromosome X, GRCm38.p6 C57BL/6J DNA window includes the following coding sequences:
- the Rap2c gene encoding ras-related protein Rap-2c isoform X1, translating into MREYKVVVLGSGGVGKSALTVQFVTGTFIEKYDPTIEDFYRKEIEVDSSPSVLEILDTAGTEQFASMRDLYIKNGQGFILVYSLVNQQSFQDIKPMRDQIVRVKRYEKVPLILVGNKVDLEPEREVMSSEGRALAQEWGCPFMETSAKSKSMVDELFAEIVRQMNYSSLPEKQDQCCTTCVVQ; encoded by the exons ATGAGGGAATACAAGGTAGTGGTGTTAGGGAGCGGAGGGGTTGGCAAATCTGCCCTCACCGTGCAGTTTGTCACCGGGACTTTCATTGAGAAATATGACCCCACCATTGAAGATTTCTACCGCAAAGAGATCGAAGTGGACTCTTCCCCGTCAGTACTGGAAATCCTGGACACCGCAGGAACCGAGCAGTTTGCCTCCATGAGAGATCTGTACATCAAGAACGGCCAAGGTTTCATCCTGGTGTATAGTTTGGTTAATCAACAGTCTTTTCAG GATATCAAGCCAATGAGAGATCAGATTGTGAGAGTGAAGAGATACGAGAAAGTCCCACTCATCCTAGTGGGAAACAAAGTGGATCTGGAACCAGAGAGAGAGGTTATGTCTTCCGAAGGCAGAGCTCTGGCTCAAGAATGGGGCTGTCCTTTCATGGAAACGTCAGCAAAAAGTAAATCAATGGTGGATGAACTTTTTGCTGAGATCGTCAGGCAAATGAACTATTCATCCCTGCCCGAGAAGCAAGATCAGTGTTGTACAACTTGTGTTGTCcagtaa